The Enterococcus sp. 7F3_DIV0205 genome has a window encoding:
- a CDS encoding GNAT family N-acetyltransferase: MILKQTIQKHLEPQEIKDVQVLKETNKKIYSIEYKLDLSFFKKTNEKVDHLLCWEEDVLVGYAALSNFDPEELEVTIIAQPNKKIIDKIQEAIVSFSRQRMIKEILWIIDRKDHFLNSYVKEVSGYKYSFSEYAMILATDQFVLTPSDYAIEPARIEEAKAIAALEYGKSTDEIVPIDQEDLKKTLVLRENGQVIASIRLENEDNSYGIYGFVVRPDYRGQGIGRKIICQLVQQLIDKQATKIYLEVDSTNEAARHLYHSIGFEEQTLFDYYIYTLNR; encoded by the coding sequence ATGATTCTAAAACAAACAATTCAAAAGCACTTAGAACCACAAGAAATTAAGGATGTCCAAGTCTTAAAAGAAACCAATAAAAAAATCTATTCGATTGAATACAAATTGGATTTAAGCTTCTTCAAAAAAACGAATGAAAAAGTAGATCATTTGCTGTGTTGGGAGGAAGATGTCTTAGTTGGTTATGCAGCCCTGAGTAATTTTGACCCTGAAGAGTTGGAAGTAACTATCATCGCCCAACCAAACAAAAAAATTATCGATAAGATACAAGAGGCTATAGTAAGCTTTTCTCGTCAACGCATGATCAAGGAAATTTTGTGGATCATTGATCGAAAAGATCACTTTCTAAATTCGTACGTTAAAGAAGTAAGTGGTTATAAATATAGTTTTTCAGAATATGCGATGATTTTGGCTACAGATCAATTTGTTTTGACTCCTTCAGATTACGCTATAGAACCTGCAAGGATAGAAGAAGCGAAGGCAATTGCTGCATTAGAATATGGAAAATCAACAGATGAAATTGTACCCATAGATCAAGAGGATCTGAAAAAAACACTTGTTTTAAGAGAAAATGGACAAGTAATCGCAAGTATTCGATTAGAAAACGAAGATAATTCTTATGGTATATACGGATTTGTCGTAAGACCAGATTATCGTGGTCAGGGTATTGGTAGAAAAATAATCTGTCAGCTTGTTCAGCAATTGATCGATAAACAAGCAACGAAAATTTATTTAGAGGTTGATTCTACGAATGAAGCGGCCCGCCATTTATATCATTCGATAGGCTTTGAAGAACAGACGTTGTTTGACTATTACATCTATACATTAAATAGATAA
- a CDS encoding LPXTG cell wall anchor domain-containing protein: MYRIRRLSKLSLFLVISWLMVLGITTKTHAVEADSSTTNPQVTASTNISEQNSEDSSTEKPDSGTSLTDESSAESQENIQFTVKGKREYGSELLTNVSLTDIANNPIQRVKSSDKIKVNYSFYLPDEVQAGDELTFELPPILQMINYSEFPLLSENGSKIGLANVDRTTNKITVTFNDYVTNHNTISGQFFFWVKLVNEQTVEGVNPIPLPVNGTTSNLELAINKANGISTGTTNPTTIFKSGKFDSIDPQKINWTITLNNSGQNLLLPIINDNLGAGQQLLVDTFSVNYRDADKKSLKKYSLPSIIQGDITNVIPTANGFTLALQSLGSYSVGKGYVSAVINYSTKVTDSSVRYVNNANTLDEAGTPQSRNASLTNYANGGIGNGDVNQVIDVLTDKIDETESIDLEELTDNSAQKLIEAKENAQTVVDNENSTVIDLEDVTESLVNQLVTIEESVQVIDIEELETFIEENNELNEETYTPETWNQWIDKKTEAIRLVQIVKETPRAVSRVKIKQMTQELKTARADLIEVTGSTETRESESSGTASTTEATSGTQNSTSNPNENRNKNQQRLLNTGETSSPVLLIIGILLSVIACGMIFSRKNV; the protein is encoded by the coding sequence ATGTATAGAATAAGGCGACTAAGTAAATTAAGCCTGTTTTTAGTTATTTCATGGTTGATGGTGCTAGGAATTACGACGAAAACACACGCAGTAGAAGCCGATTCTAGTACAACGAATCCTCAAGTAACTGCAAGCACAAACATCTCTGAACAAAATTCTGAAGATAGTAGTACCGAAAAACCTGATAGCGGGACCTCTTTGACTGATGAGAGTAGTGCTGAGAGTCAGGAAAATATTCAGTTTACAGTTAAAGGGAAAAGAGAATATGGTTCAGAGCTATTGACAAACGTGAGTTTGACGGACATTGCGAATAACCCGATCCAGCGTGTGAAAAGTAGTGATAAAATCAAAGTCAATTACTCATTTTATCTTCCTGATGAAGTACAAGCAGGGGATGAATTGACTTTTGAATTACCGCCTATTTTACAAATGATAAATTACAGTGAGTTCCCACTACTCAGTGAAAATGGCAGTAAGATTGGTCTGGCAAACGTAGATCGAACAACCAATAAGATTACAGTTACATTCAATGATTATGTTACGAATCATAATACAATTAGTGGTCAATTTTTCTTTTGGGTAAAGCTTGTGAATGAGCAGACAGTAGAAGGTGTTAATCCGATTCCGCTACCGGTCAATGGTACAACGAGCAATCTCGAACTTGCAATAAATAAAGCTAATGGTATCAGCACTGGAACGACTAATCCGACAACTATTTTTAAAAGTGGTAAATTCGATTCAATTGACCCTCAAAAAATCAATTGGACAATTACGCTCAATAATTCTGGACAAAATCTTCTGTTGCCAATCATTAATGACAACTTAGGAGCTGGACAACAGTTACTAGTTGATACATTTAGTGTTAATTATCGCGATGCAGATAAAAAAAGTTTGAAAAAATATTCGCTTCCAAGTATTATTCAAGGGGACATAACGAATGTAATCCCAACTGCAAATGGTTTTACACTAGCTTTACAAAGCCTAGGTAGCTACAGCGTAGGAAAAGGATATGTATCGGCAGTTATCAATTATAGTACAAAAGTCACAGATTCATCAGTAAGATATGTAAATAATGCAAATACTTTAGATGAAGCAGGCACGCCGCAATCAAGAAATGCTAGTTTAACTAATTATGCCAACGGTGGTATTGGTAACGGAGATGTGAACCAGGTAATCGATGTTCTTACGGATAAAATCGATGAAACTGAAAGCATTGATTTAGAGGAACTGACAGATAACTCTGCTCAAAAATTAATAGAGGCTAAAGAGAACGCTCAAACTGTGGTAGACAATGAAAATTCAACGGTTATAGATTTAGAAGATGTCACGGAGTCACTAGTTAACCAGTTAGTAACAATTGAAGAAAGTGTTCAAGTAATAGATATTGAAGAATTAGAGACTTTTATTGAAGAAAATAATGAACTAAATGAAGAAACCTATACACCAGAAACTTGGAATCAGTGGATCGATAAAAAGACAGAGGCTATCAGGCTTGTGCAAATAGTTAAGGAAACACCGAGAGCAGTTAGTCGGGTCAAGATCAAACAAATGACTCAAGAACTGAAAACAGCCAGAGCCGATCTTATTGAAGTAACAGGATCAACTGAGACTAGAGAATCAGAATCGTCTGGTACAGCATCAACTACAGAAGCAACGAGCGGTACTCAAAATAGTACCAGTAATCCAAACGAAAATAGAAATAAAAATCAGCAGCGTTTATTAAATACTGGTGAAACTAGCTCACCCGTTTTACTGATTATTGGGATTTTATTATCTGTCATTGCATGTGGGATGATATTTAGCAGAAAGAACGTTTGA
- a CDS encoding NADPH-dependent FMN reductase, with the protein MKKKIGFFVGSLRKNSYSKTVATAISSLFPEEYEPVFINLQELQMYNQDLDDEGTPTAAWTAFREEVKQLSGLVFVTPEYNRSVPGVLKNALDVGSRPYGQNVWDGKPGLVVSVSPGALSAFGANHHLRQSLVFLNIPTLQQPEAYIGNVVNLINDDGTIAENTMNFFKTIVDSYLIFLEKNS; encoded by the coding sequence ATGAAGAAAAAAATTGGTTTTTTTGTCGGAAGTTTAAGAAAAAACTCTTACAGTAAGACAGTCGCAACTGCTATTTCAAGTTTATTCCCAGAAGAATATGAACCTGTTTTCATCAACTTGCAGGAACTGCAAATGTATAACCAAGATTTGGATGACGAAGGAACTCCAACTGCCGCTTGGACAGCATTTAGAGAGGAAGTTAAACAGCTTTCTGGTCTTGTCTTTGTCACACCAGAATATAATCGCTCTGTCCCAGGTGTTTTGAAAAATGCTTTAGATGTTGGCTCCCGTCCCTATGGTCAAAATGTTTGGGATGGAAAACCAGGATTAGTTGTGAGCGTATCACCTGGCGCATTAAGTGCTTTTGGTGCAAATCATCATCTACGTCAATCACTTGTTTTTCTTAATATCCCTACTTTACAACAGCCCGAAGCCTATATCGGTAATGTCGTAAATTTAATCAATGATGATGGCACCATTGCTGAGAATACTATGAATTTTTTCAAAACAATCGTTGATTCTTACCTTATCTTTTTAGAAAAAAATAGTTAA
- a CDS encoding DNA-3-methyladenine glycosylase I, which produces MKQRCSWAKGNEKMENYHDTIWGVPLHDDQKLFRKLILDINQAGLNWQTILNKAEHFDAAFDDFDIQKVAYYDEKKIEELLSDSGIIRNRRKIEAAIHNAQKVIEIQNEFGSFSSYLWAFNSHKVLKNSYQDQLEIPTTNELSDRITKDLKKRGFKFVGSTIIYAFLEAVGVINDHVTTCFRYEELK; this is translated from the coding sequence ATGAAACAGAGGTGTTCTTGGGCGAAGGGGAATGAAAAAATGGAAAACTATCATGATACGATTTGGGGTGTCCCTTTACATGATGATCAGAAATTATTTCGAAAATTAATCTTAGATATCAACCAAGCTGGGTTAAATTGGCAAACTATTTTGAATAAAGCAGAACATTTTGACGCTGCTTTTGATGATTTTGATATACAGAAAGTCGCTTACTATGACGAAAAAAAAATTGAAGAATTATTGAGTGATTCAGGAATTATCCGTAATCGTAGAAAAATTGAGGCTGCAATCCATAATGCCCAAAAAGTTATAGAGATCCAAAATGAGTTTGGCTCATTTTCTAGTTATTTATGGGCTTTCAACTCTCATAAAGTTTTGAAAAATTCTTATCAAGATCAACTAGAAATTCCTACAACAAATGAATTATCTGATAGAATAACGAAAGATTTGAAAAAAAGAGGGTTTAAGTTTGTCGGTAGTACGATTATTTATGCATTTCTAGAAGCTGTTGGAGTGATCAATGATCATGTGACAACATGTTTTCGTTACGAAGAATTAAAGTAA
- a CDS encoding GntR family transcriptional regulator encodes MVSINKASSKPYYEQLMLGIKEDILSGLLQSGDRLPSVREMARQLMMNPNTVSKAYKLLEAQEVIITVKGKGTYVKKIDTDLRDEYQIEKIKKKFTDLVIEANYLNVPKNEMTQWLDESYQELKGE; translated from the coding sequence ATGGTTTCTATTAATAAAGCTAGTAGTAAACCTTATTACGAACAACTAATGTTAGGAATCAAAGAAGATATCTTAAGCGGTTTACTACAATCTGGTGACCGTCTTCCTTCCGTTAGAGAAATGGCCCGACAGCTTATGATGAATCCTAATACAGTCAGTAAGGCTTACAAACTATTAGAAGCACAAGAAGTTATCATAACCGTTAAAGGGAAAGGCACCTATGTAAAAAAAATTGATACAGATCTTCGAGACGAATATCAGATCGAAAAAATCAAAAAAAAGTTTACTGATTTAGTTATTGAAGCAAATTATTTAAACGTTCCTAAAAATGAAATGACTCAATGGTTAGATGAAAGTTATCAAGAATTGAAGGGAGAGTAA
- a CDS encoding ABC transporter ATP-binding protein: protein MKIENLEKKIDRQVILKDINLTFNQGEITGLIGRNGSGKTTFFRSIAGHYELDQGQILIDQEDLQKNKLLKQKIFYIDEQYNFLSGYTLKKILTFYQNAYAGFNKEKYLALTKKNNLNPRFNYRSMSKGMQGLYKMILAICSNADYVLLDEPLDGLDIIVKKNVLGILLDDVSENSRSIIISSHNLNELESIIDRALILKKNQIQLDYHLESLRESARKIQMVFKTKKVPQFVKENSRLLHFQGRVVTAIFEDYTEELRILIQAEEPILFEELPLTLEDVFEVNLANEKTNDSLQGETL from the coding sequence ATGAAAATAGAAAATTTAGAAAAAAAGATCGATCGACAAGTTATTCTAAAGGATATAAACTTGACATTCAACCAAGGGGAAATCACAGGGTTGATTGGACGAAATGGTTCTGGTAAAACAACCTTTTTCAGATCAATTGCCGGTCACTATGAGTTAGATCAAGGTCAGATCCTCATCGATCAAGAAGATCTTCAAAAAAATAAATTACTCAAGCAAAAAATCTTTTATATTGATGAACAATATAATTTTCTTTCCGGCTATACATTAAAGAAAATCCTCACTTTCTACCAAAATGCATATGCAGGTTTTAACAAAGAAAAATATTTAGCCTTAACAAAGAAAAACAATCTAAACCCCCGTTTCAACTATCGTTCGATGTCAAAAGGTATGCAGGGGCTTTATAAAATGATTTTAGCTATTTGTTCTAATGCTGATTATGTTTTATTGGATGAACCTCTAGATGGATTAGATATCATTGTCAAAAAGAACGTATTAGGAATTCTTTTAGATGACGTCAGTGAAAATAGTCGCTCAATTATCATCTCTTCTCACAATTTAAATGAACTAGAGAGTATTATCGATCGAGCATTGATTTTGAAAAAAAATCAAATTCAGCTTGATTATCACTTGGAATCGCTAAGAGAAAGTGCTCGAAAAATCCAAATGGTTTTTAAAACGAAGAAAGTCCCTCAATTCGTTAAAGAAAACAGTAGATTACTTCACTTTCAAGGGCGTGTTGTTACAGCTATTTTTGAAGATTATACAGAAGAATTAAGAATATTGATTCAAGCAGAGGAGCCTATTTTATTTGAAGAACTACCACTAACATTAGAAGATGTCTTTGAAGTAAACCTTGCAAATGAAAAAACAAATGACTCTTTACAAGGAGAAACGTTATGA